Proteins co-encoded in one Methylomonas albis genomic window:
- a CDS encoding UPF0149 family protein, with product MIYNTALDNLLHSLDRCVEPALHLNKAGLNGFFHALTITPCIIDPSEWMAELFLGQKPKLTNSQVKNLKKAVIATVKASNKLLINNQLSFPYHFSELSNDALNEVWHWCYGFLRGINLRWSFWQSGIIANETGQTHDVVKASVNIITALVTEDVNFLDNLELLRSQLAAKHNAPPNDEYILAEVFQTLPSAYECLRIFAETMARRLQTYGATNTEAAR from the coding sequence ATGATCTACAACACCGCCTTAGATAACTTACTACACTCGTTAGATAGATGCGTCGAGCCGGCGCTTCATTTAAACAAAGCGGGCTTAAACGGGTTTTTCCACGCACTTACTATTACCCCTTGCATTATCGATCCGTCGGAATGGATGGCGGAACTATTTCTGGGACAAAAGCCTAAGTTGACTAACAGTCAAGTGAAAAACTTGAAAAAGGCCGTGATTGCAACAGTCAAAGCAAGCAATAAATTGTTAATAAACAACCAACTTAGCTTTCCCTACCATTTTTCCGAGTTAAGTAACGATGCTTTGAATGAGGTTTGGCATTGGTGTTACGGCTTCTTGCGCGGTATTAATCTGCGTTGGTCTTTTTGGCAAAGTGGCATCATCGCCAATGAAACCGGTCAAACCCACGATGTAGTAAAAGCCAGTGTAAACATAATCACCGCCTTGGTAACAGAGGATGTCAATTTCTTAGATAATCTGGAATTACTTAGATCTCAACTCGCCGCGAAGCATAATGCGCCGCCTAACGACGAGTATATTCTTGCGGAAGTATTTCAAACATTGCCATCGGCTTATGAGTGTCTGCGGATATTTGCGGAGACGATGGCTAGACGCTTACAAACGTATGGAGCAACTAACACCGAAGCAGCCCGTTAA
- a CDS encoding Arm DNA-binding domain-containing protein, whose product MLTDTKLRNLKSRDKLYKVNDRDGLYVAITPAGSISFRYNYSINGRQETITFGRYGVGGITLAEARERLGDAKRVVANGKSPAKEKARDKARVKGAETFAAGKFQASCRLNIKFYAAILSGFTTSWGELFWVSA is encoded by the coding sequence TTGCTGACCGACACCAAGCTGCGCAACCTCAAGTCGAGGGACAAACTCTATAAGGTGAATGACCGGGATGGCCTATATGTGGCTATTACCCCTGCCGGCTCCATCTCATTCCGTTACAACTATTCGATCAATGGTAGGCAAGAGACGATCACCTTTGGTCGCTACGGTGTTGGTGGCATCACCTTGGCAGAAGCCCGTGAGCGACTTGGTGACGCCAAGCGGGTGGTCGCCAATGGGAAGTCGCCAGCCAAGGAAAAGGCTCGTGATAAGGCGCGAGTGAAAGGGGCTGAAACCTTTGCAGCCGGAAAATTTCAAGCTAGTTGTCGCCTCAATATAAAATTTTATGCGGCTATTTTGTCGGGATTCACGACCTCCTGGGGCGAGTTGTTTTGGGTTTCGGCATGA
- the guaA gene encoding glutamine-hydrolyzing GMP synthase encodes MSSHATNIHSDKILILDFGSQYTQLIARRIREIGVYCEIYSCDCSAEEVKNFAPKGIILSGGPETVTSSDTPRAPQIVFELGVPVLGICYGMQTMAEQLGGKVESSDHREFGYAQIRARGHSKLLLNIEDHASPEGFGLLDVWMSHGDRVVELPTGFKLIASSDGAPIAGIADEDKNFYALQFHPEVTHTKQGGRILSRFVLEICGCLALWNASNIIEDSITAVREKVGNDQVILGLSGGVDSSVVAALLHRAIGDQLSCVFVDTGLLRLHEGDQVMAMFAQHMGIKVIRVDAEQRYLAALAGINDPEQKRKIIGGLFVDIFDEEAVKLTDAKWLAQGTIYPDVIESAGAKSGKAHLIKSHHNVGGLPENMKLKLVEPLRELFKDEVRKLGLELGLPADMIHRHPFPGPGLGVRILGEVKKQYADLLRQADAIFIEELYRHDLYHKVSQAFAVFLPVKSVGVMGDGRKYDYVIAIRAVETIDFMTARWAHLPYDFLDLISRRIINEVAGISRVTYDISGKPPATIEWE; translated from the coding sequence ATGTCATCCCACGCGACCAACATCCACTCCGACAAGATTCTGATCCTCGATTTCGGATCACAATATACGCAATTGATCGCCCGCCGCATCCGCGAAATTGGCGTGTATTGCGAGATTTATTCCTGCGATTGCAGCGCAGAGGAAGTCAAAAATTTCGCTCCGAAAGGCATCATCCTGTCCGGTGGCCCGGAAACCGTGACCAGCAGCGACACGCCGCGCGCACCGCAGATCGTTTTTGAATTGGGCGTGCCGGTACTGGGAATTTGCTACGGCATGCAAACCATGGCCGAGCAGTTGGGAGGCAAGGTGGAATCATCTGATCACCGCGAATTCGGCTATGCGCAGATTCGCGCTCGCGGCCATTCCAAGTTATTGTTAAATATCGAAGACCATGCCTCGCCGGAAGGTTTTGGGCTGCTGGATGTATGGATGAGCCACGGTGACCGCGTCGTCGAATTGCCCACCGGTTTTAAGTTGATCGCCAGCTCCGACGGTGCGCCGATTGCCGGCATCGCCGACGAAGACAAGAATTTTTACGCGCTGCAATTCCATCCGGAAGTCACCCATACCAAGCAGGGTGGGCGGATTTTGAGCCGTTTCGTATTGGAAATTTGCGGCTGCCTAGCGTTGTGGAATGCCAGCAATATCATCGAAGACAGCATCACTGCCGTGCGCGAAAAAGTCGGCAACGATCAAGTTATCCTGGGCTTATCCGGTGGCGTTGATTCCTCAGTAGTTGCCGCGCTGTTACATCGCGCTATTGGCGACCAACTAAGCTGCGTCTTCGTCGATACCGGTTTGCTACGATTGCATGAAGGCGATCAGGTGATGGCGATGTTTGCGCAGCACATGGGCATCAAAGTGATTCGCGTCGATGCCGAACAACGCTATTTAGCAGCGTTGGCTGGGATTAACGATCCTGAGCAAAAACGCAAAATCATCGGCGGATTGTTCGTGGACATCTTCGACGAAGAAGCGGTCAAACTCACGGATGCCAAGTGGCTGGCGCAAGGTACCATTTATCCGGACGTCATTGAATCAGCTGGCGCCAAAAGCGGCAAAGCGCACCTGATCAAATCGCACCACAACGTCGGCGGCCTGCCGGAAAACATGAAGCTGAAATTAGTCGAACCCTTGCGCGAACTGTTCAAGGACGAAGTGCGTAAGCTTGGCTTGGAACTAGGCTTGCCAGCCGACATGATCCATCGCCACCCCTTCCCCGGCCCCGGCCTGGGTGTGCGCATCCTCGGCGAAGTCAAAAAACAATATGCCGATTTACTGCGCCAGGCCGATGCCATTTTCATTGAAGAATTGTATCGTCACGACCTATATCACAAAGTCAGCCAAGCCTTCGCGGTATTCCTGCCGGTTAAATCGGTCGGCGTGATGGGCGATGGTCGCAAATACGACTATGTCATCGCCATTCGCGCGGTGGAAACCATAGACTTTATGACTGCCCGCTGGGCGCATCTGCCATATGACTTTTTGGATTTGATTTCACGCCGAATCATCAATGAAGTGGCGGGTATTTCTCGCGTCACCTACGACATCTCCGGCAAACCACCGGCTACGATAGAGTGGGAATGA
- a CDS encoding class I SAM-dependent methyltransferase: protein MSETSSTPCNLCGGNHVAVLSMRSRSGTELRTVICKDCGLVWSDPFPHDPRQFYEEDYRLEYKNTYAPKAKHILRAGRVAVNRHEKIKHLLHKPQTMLDVGTGGGEFAYLIKSLGHDLHGIEPNKGYGQYSAAQYDLNLQFGFIQDAPFEENSFDLITIWHVLEHTEDPFFVLGKLRSLLKPDGVLVVEVPNIEATCQSPSSTFHEAHLYNFNLATLRRMGEKAGLLENRHLFSEDGGNVTLFFKKAESVADQTANWGIAENAERITAIVRGHTNLRHYMRAAPYLRFIKRMTRSLLENRDVKGFDNNKSLLDQLYRGL from the coding sequence ATGTCCGAAACCTCCTCAACTCCATGCAATCTTTGCGGCGGTAATCACGTTGCCGTGTTATCCATGCGCAGCCGCAGCGGCACCGAGTTGCGCACCGTAATCTGCAAGGACTGCGGACTGGTCTGGAGCGATCCATTCCCACACGATCCTCGTCAGTTTTACGAAGAAGACTATCGACTGGAATACAAAAACACTTATGCCCCCAAGGCCAAGCATATCTTGCGCGCCGGTCGAGTCGCTGTGAACAGGCATGAAAAAATCAAGCACTTGCTACACAAACCGCAAACCATGCTGGATGTAGGTACCGGTGGCGGCGAGTTCGCTTATTTGATTAAATCGCTGGGGCACGACCTGCATGGCATTGAGCCGAACAAGGGTTATGGTCAATATTCGGCGGCACAGTATGATTTGAATTTGCAGTTCGGCTTTATTCAAGACGCGCCGTTCGAAGAAAATAGTTTCGACCTGATTACCATTTGGCACGTCCTGGAACACACCGAAGATCCGTTTTTTGTGCTGGGCAAGTTACGCAGCCTTTTGAAACCCGACGGTGTATTAGTAGTGGAGGTGCCGAATATCGAGGCCACCTGCCAATCGCCAAGCAGCACGTTTCACGAGGCACATCTCTACAATTTCAATCTGGCGACGCTACGCCGCATGGGCGAAAAAGCTGGTTTGCTTGAGAACAGGCATTTGTTTTCCGAAGACGGCGGCAATGTCACCTTGTTTTTCAAAAAAGCCGAGTCGGTTGCCGATCAAACCGCCAATTGGGGTATCGCCGAAAATGCCGAACGCATTACCGCGATTGTGCGCGGCCATACCAATTTACGGCATTACATGCGCGCGGCCCCCTATTTACGTTTTATCAAACGTATGACACGTTCATTGCTTGAAAATCGGGACGTAAAAGGTTTCGATAATAATAAAAGCTTGCTCGATCAGCTTTATCGAGGCTTGTAG
- the guaB gene encoding IMP dehydrogenase, giving the protein MQIIQEALTFDDVLLVPAHSSVLPREVELKTQLTRKIKLNIPLVSAAMDTVTEARLAIAIAQEGGIGIIHKNMTIEQQAAEVRRVKKYESGVIKDPITVSPNVTVREVMELTRAKNISGVPVVDGEELVGIVTSRDLRFETRLDESIRSIMTPKDKLVTVNESFKHKEVIDLLHKHRIEKVLVVNDAFHLRGMITVKDIQKAKDNPQACKDEQERLIVGAAVGTGADTGERVGALVEAGVDVIIVDTAHGHSQGVLDKVRWVKQNFPHVQVIGGNIATAAAALALVEAGADGVKVGIGPGSICTTRIVAGVGVPQITAVSNVADALKGTGVPLIADGGIRYSGDVAKALAAGAHAVMLGGLFAGTEEAPGEVELFQGRSYKSYRGMGSLGAMSQQQGSSDRYFQEDTDQVEKLVPEGIEGRVPYKGSVLAIVHQLLGGIRSSMGYTGNSTIAAMHENAQFVRVTSAGMRESHVHDVTITKEAPNYHMN; this is encoded by the coding sequence ATGCAAATCATTCAAGAAGCTCTCACCTTTGACGATGTTTTATTGGTGCCCGCCCACTCCAGCGTACTCCCGCGCGAAGTCGAATTAAAAACCCAACTTACCCGCAAAATTAAGCTGAATATCCCGCTGGTGTCGGCGGCGATGGATACCGTTACCGAAGCCAGACTGGCCATCGCAATCGCTCAGGAAGGCGGCATCGGCATCATCCATAAAAATATGACGATCGAGCAGCAAGCGGCGGAAGTCAGACGCGTAAAAAAATACGAAAGCGGCGTCATCAAAGACCCGATCACCGTGTCGCCCAACGTTACGGTCCGCGAAGTGATGGAATTAACCCGCGCTAAAAATATCTCCGGCGTGCCGGTGGTTGACGGCGAAGAATTAGTGGGTATCGTCACCAGCCGCGACCTGCGCTTTGAAACCCGGCTGGACGAATCGATCCGCTCGATCATGACGCCGAAAGACAAACTGGTTACCGTCAACGAGTCGTTCAAACACAAAGAAGTCATCGATTTACTGCATAAACACCGCATCGAGAAAGTGCTGGTCGTCAACGACGCCTTCCACTTACGAGGCATGATTACCGTAAAGGACATCCAAAAAGCCAAGGATAACCCGCAAGCCTGCAAAGACGAGCAAGAAAGACTCATCGTCGGCGCCGCAGTGGGCACCGGCGCCGATACCGGAGAACGGGTTGGCGCATTGGTGGAAGCCGGCGTCGATGTCATCATCGTCGATACCGCCCACGGCCATTCCCAAGGCGTGCTGGATAAAGTGCGCTGGGTGAAACAAAACTTTCCGCATGTCCAAGTCATCGGCGGCAATATTGCTACCGCAGCTGCCGCATTGGCATTGGTCGAAGCGGGTGCCGACGGCGTCAAAGTCGGCATCGGTCCCGGCTCGATCTGTACTACGCGGATAGTTGCCGGTGTCGGGGTGCCGCAAATCACGGCTGTCAGCAATGTCGCCGATGCGCTGAAAGGCACCGGCGTCCCGCTAATCGCCGATGGTGGAATCCGTTATTCAGGCGATGTGGCCAAAGCTTTGGCGGCCGGCGCACATGCGGTGATGCTGGGCGGTTTGTTCGCAGGCACCGAGGAAGCGCCCGGCGAAGTCGAGTTATTCCAGGGGCGTTCCTACAAATCCTATCGCGGCATGGGCTCATTAGGAGCAATGTCGCAGCAACAAGGTTCCAGCGACCGCTATTTCCAGGAAGACACCGATCAAGTCGAAAAATTGGTGCCGGAAGGCATCGAAGGCCGGGTGCCTTATAAAGGTAGCGTGCTGGCGATTGTGCATCAGTTGTTGGGCGGCATTCGTTCCAGCATGGGCTACACCGGCAACAGCACTATTGCGGCGATGCATGAAAATGCTCAGTTTGTACGCGTCACCAGCGCCGGCATGCGCGAAAGCCATGTCCACGACGTGACGATAACCAAAGAAGCACCAAATTATCATATGAACTAA
- a CDS encoding CPBP family intramembrane glutamic endopeptidase, which translates to MENQPATSNAFFKIACYFEGSLAVLALALGWLADLDPFASLDFSESALGIGLLATGPLLIMFFAMQQLSYPPLQKIRDLLLETLGARLAYRHWTDLLILAAIAGFAEEALFRGFLQPWLESGWGESVGLWVSNLLFALVHAVTPLYAVLAMLMGLYMGTMLDYGGERNLLVPMVIHAVYDFVAFVVILRDYRNRSR; encoded by the coding sequence ATGGAAAATCAGCCCGCCACTTCAAACGCTTTTTTCAAGATAGCCTGTTATTTTGAGGGCTCGTTGGCTGTATTGGCCCTAGCTTTAGGTTGGCTCGCCGACTTAGATCCGTTTGCCAGTCTGGATTTTTCCGAGTCGGCATTGGGCATCGGTTTATTGGCAACCGGGCCGTTGCTTATCATGTTTTTCGCAATGCAACAGCTGAGCTATCCGCCGCTCCAAAAAATTCGCGACTTGTTATTGGAAACCTTGGGCGCCCGACTGGCATATAGACATTGGACCGATTTACTGATACTGGCTGCGATTGCCGGTTTTGCCGAAGAAGCGCTATTTCGCGGCTTTTTACAACCTTGGCTGGAAAGTGGCTGGGGTGAGAGCGTAGGCTTGTGGGTTAGTAACTTGTTGTTTGCATTGGTGCATGCGGTCACGCCGCTTTACGCGGTTTTAGCGATGCTGATGGGCCTATACATGGGGACGATGTTGGATTATGGCGGCGAACGCAATCTACTGGTGCCCATGGTGATTCATGCGGTTTATGATTTTGTAGCGTTTGTTGTTATCCTCCGCGATTACCGCAACCGCTCTCGTTAG
- a CDS encoding YcgL domain-containing protein yields the protein MQCFIYKSLKKDELYLYLDKKDDFSAVPEALFKSLGRLTFVMELQLTQERKLARENPEKVIASLQSKGFFVQLPPTLISLMPAALDRRLH from the coding sequence ATGCAATGTTTTATCTATAAAAGCCTAAAAAAAGACGAACTCTATTTGTATCTGGATAAAAAGGACGACTTTTCCGCCGTGCCGGAAGCCTTGTTCAAAAGCCTTGGTCGTTTAACATTTGTAATGGAATTGCAGTTGACCCAGGAACGCAAATTAGCCAGAGAAAATCCGGAAAAAGTAATTGCCAGCCTACAAAGCAAAGGCTTTTTCGTGCAATTGCCACCGACTTTAATTAGTCTCATGCCAGCGGCCTTAGACAGGCGGTTGCACTGA
- a CDS encoding DUF2333 family protein: protein MSDNPLAYEDAKSKGILWGFGSLLCVVLIIMLVLGEWWSREPEQFSVQDEAIERMNVTHTDQMPIGYVYANTLAHIADVILFKSGGYLSNDVAPPGLFCDNIQNFEYGALVMLRDGTTALRNHFARDQSQSAEDPDLARAEPYFYYERNSWALPSTESEYVKGIEALHAYMVRLQNPSSTSKAAQFHSRADNLWQYTEVVIKRLGGLSTRLAASTDKFSGATHGDPSNPVDINMPTIGQTPWMEIDNVFYEARGSCWALLHILKAIKHDFSDILLDKRAMNTLDNMIQALENALSPTLSPVVLNGDGFGIFANYSLAMANYIARANAAALDLRDVMNRG from the coding sequence ATGTCAGATAATCCATTAGCTTACGAAGACGCAAAGTCTAAAGGCATACTTTGGGGTTTTGGTTCGCTGTTATGCGTCGTTCTGATTATTATGCTGGTTTTGGGTGAATGGTGGAGCCGCGAACCCGAGCAGTTCAGCGTTCAGGACGAAGCCATCGAGCGTATGAATGTCACGCACACCGATCAAATGCCGATTGGCTACGTGTATGCCAACACCCTGGCGCATATAGCTGATGTGATTCTGTTCAAATCCGGCGGGTACCTGTCCAACGACGTGGCGCCGCCGGGTCTGTTTTGCGATAACATTCAAAATTTCGAGTACGGCGCGCTGGTCATGTTGCGCGACGGCACCACCGCGCTACGTAACCATTTCGCCCGCGACCAATCGCAATCTGCTGAAGATCCCGATTTGGCAAGAGCCGAACCCTACTTTTACTATGAACGTAATTCCTGGGCCTTACCGTCCACCGAATCGGAATACGTAAAAGGTATCGAAGCGCTACACGCCTACATGGTTCGCTTGCAAAACCCGTCTTCGACTTCAAAAGCCGCACAGTTCCACTCCAGAGCTGATAACCTTTGGCAATATACCGAGGTTGTTATTAAGCGGCTGGGCGGTCTCTCCACACGCTTGGCGGCCAGTACCGACAAATTTTCCGGCGCTACCCACGGCGACCCATCGAATCCGGTTGACATCAATATGCCAACCATCGGCCAAACGCCCTGGATGGAGATCGATAACGTATTCTATGAAGCACGCGGCTCCTGCTGGGCACTGTTACATATTTTGAAAGCCATCAAACATGACTTTTCCGACATCCTGCTGGACAAGCGGGCGATGAATACCTTGGACAATATGATCCAAGCCCTGGAAAACGCCTTGTCGCCAACCTTGAGTCCTGTGGTATTGAATGGCGACGGCTTTGGTATATTTGCTAACTATTCGCTGGCGATGGCCAACTATATCGCTCGCGCCAACGCGGCAGCGCTGGACTTGCGGGACGTGATGAACAGAGGTTAA
- a CDS encoding DUF4389 domain-containing protein, which yields MQEQINENLKKIETWKRIIFMLIFAAIDSLVKLLLWLVILLQVGSVLFTGEANANILNFGRSLSTYHYHILLFLTFNTEQLPFPFSDWNETAKLELLGKQ from the coding sequence ATGCAGGAACAAATCAACGAAAATCTGAAAAAAATCGAGACCTGGAAACGCATCATATTCATGCTGATTTTCGCGGCCATCGATAGCTTGGTTAAACTGCTGTTGTGGCTGGTGATCTTGTTGCAGGTCGGCTCGGTGTTATTTACCGGCGAAGCTAATGCCAACATCCTCAACTTTGGCCGCAGCTTGTCTACTTACCATTATCATATCTTGCTGTTTTTGACTTTCAATACCGAGCAGCTGCCGTTTCCGTTTTCCGATTGGAACGAAACCGCCAAACTGGAATTGCTCGGCAAGCAGTAA
- the dinB gene encoding DNA polymerase IV → MESASRKIIHIDMDAFYAAVEQRDHPQYRHKPIIVGGKPDSRGVVATCSYEARQFGVHSAMPSAHAYRLCPQAIFVKPRFDVYREASEIIRSIFARFCECFEPLSLDEAYLDVSDSQLYQGSATLLAKHIKQEIRRQTELVASAGISYNKFLAKIASDLGKPDGLYLITPEQGPLFVENLAIGKFHGIGRATEQKMSDLGIVTGKELKQVPLAELQRHFGKTGQYYYNIARGIDLRQVNSNRARKSVGIETTFDHDIADLSTILCYLQDLLEKALVRLAEKQMTAYTLTVKIKYQNFVQITRGRTLAEPISDSPTTRLLLTELLKNTGIGTTKIRLLGVTLSGLENGDTRLRQYRQMDLFDPR, encoded by the coding sequence ATGGAATCGGCGTCGCGCAAAATCATCCACATCGACATGGATGCATTTTATGCGGCGGTCGAACAGCGCGACCATCCTCAATATCGTCATAAGCCCATTATCGTTGGCGGTAAGCCCGATTCGCGCGGCGTAGTCGCCACTTGTAGTTACGAAGCGCGTCAGTTTGGCGTTCATTCGGCGATGCCTTCCGCGCATGCTTACCGGCTTTGCCCGCAAGCTATTTTCGTTAAACCGCGTTTTGATGTTTACCGGGAAGCTTCAGAGATTATCCGTAGCATTTTCGCCCGTTTCTGCGAATGTTTCGAACCCTTGTCACTGGACGAAGCCTATCTCGATGTTAGCGATAGCCAGCTTTACCAAGGCTCCGCGACTTTGTTGGCCAAGCACATCAAACAGGAGATCCGCCGACAAACGGAGTTGGTGGCTTCGGCCGGCATTTCCTATAATAAATTTCTCGCGAAAATCGCCTCCGACCTGGGCAAACCGGATGGTTTGTATCTGATTACGCCGGAACAAGGCCCCTTGTTTGTGGAAAATTTGGCTATCGGCAAGTTTCACGGCATCGGCCGCGCTACCGAGCAGAAAATGTCCGATTTGGGCATTGTGACCGGCAAGGAGCTAAAGCAAGTGCCGCTGGCGGAATTGCAGAGGCATTTTGGCAAAACCGGCCAATATTATTACAACATTGCCCGAGGTATTGATCTGCGCCAGGTCAACTCCAATCGAGCCCGGAAATCAGTGGGCATCGAGACCACGTTTGATCACGACATTGCCGATCTGAGCACCATTCTGTGTTATTTACAGGATTTGCTGGAAAAAGCCCTAGTTAGATTGGCCGAAAAACAGATGACTGCCTACACACTGACTGTGAAAATCAAATATCAAAATTTCGTGCAAATCACCCGTGGCCGAACCTTGGCGGAGCCGATCAGCGATAGTCCGACTACTAGACTACTGTTGACTGAATTATTGAAAAATACCGGCATTGGTACCACTAAAATACGCTTGCTAGGGGTTACCTTGTCGGGCCTGGAAAATGGCGATACCCGCCTGCGCCAATATCGGCAAATGGATTTGTTCGACCCGCGTTGA
- a CDS encoding bifunctional glycosyltransferase family 2/GtrA family protein, translated as MFNQLKIAVLIPCHNEEVSIARVVSDFRQSLPDAAIYVFDNNSSDNTVLEARSAGAMVRNETQQGKGHVVRRMFRDIDADFYLMVDGDDTYDASLAPDMIRLAMSGPYDLVNCIRQETGDAAYRGGHRFGNRLLTGVVRQIFGNRILDMLSGYKVFSRRFVKSFPALSTGFDIETELTVHTLELSMPAAHLEGEYRGRAEGSESKLRTYRDGWRILMLIIRLVRHERPMVFFGTLAGLLSITALALIWPVIVTYLDTGLVPRFPTAFLAMGIMLLASLSVFTGTILDTVTRGRKELRMLTYLQYPSPVYAPNDGADSAAISQADSGLLNARDDDLLGQMWRFGLVGIVGYIVNAGLVESLVQNMGPLRAQMLAFPAAVTVTWWLNRRFTFGASHHAIHHEWLRYVLANMFGWTANNGAYLWMIFSVPMAYQHPALAVAAGSLAGMVLNFSASRLIVFKKVRQA; from the coding sequence ATGTTCAATCAGTTAAAAATTGCCGTCCTCATTCCCTGCCATAACGAAGAAGTGTCTATTGCAAGAGTAGTAAGTGACTTTAGACAGTCGTTGCCCGATGCGGCTATTTACGTGTTCGACAACAATTCCAGCGATAACACCGTCCTGGAAGCGCGGTCAGCGGGAGCCATGGTACGAAATGAAACCCAACAAGGGAAAGGCCATGTCGTGCGCCGCATGTTCCGCGATATAGATGCCGATTTTTACCTGATGGTCGATGGCGACGACACCTATGATGCCAGCTTGGCGCCGGACATGATCAGGTTGGCGATGAGTGGCCCCTACGACCTGGTTAATTGCATCCGTCAGGAAACCGGCGATGCGGCTTATCGAGGCGGGCATCGCTTTGGAAACCGGCTGCTGACCGGCGTAGTGCGACAAATTTTCGGCAACCGGATTTTGGATATGCTCTCCGGGTACAAGGTGTTTTCCCGGCGATTTGTTAAATCCTTTCCGGCGCTGTCCACCGGCTTTGATATTGAAACCGAGTTGACCGTGCATACGCTTGAGCTGTCGATGCCGGCAGCACACCTCGAAGGTGAGTATCGGGGGCGGGCAGAAGGCTCGGAAAGTAAATTGCGCACTTATCGCGATGGCTGGCGCATCCTGATGCTGATTATCAGATTGGTAAGACACGAGCGGCCCATGGTGTTTTTTGGGACATTGGCCGGATTGCTAAGCATCACCGCCTTGGCGCTAATCTGGCCCGTGATCGTGACTTATCTGGATACCGGCTTGGTGCCTAGATTTCCGACAGCCTTTCTTGCCATGGGTATTATGTTGCTGGCGTCCTTGAGTGTATTTACCGGCACGATTCTGGACACAGTGACTCGCGGGCGTAAGGAATTACGCATGCTGACCTATTTGCAATACCCCTCACCGGTTTATGCTCCAAACGATGGCGCCGATTCAGCGGCTATTTCGCAGGCCGATAGCGGCCTTTTAAATGCCAGGGACGACGATTTGCTAGGGCAGATGTGGCGCTTTGGATTGGTCGGGATAGTTGGCTATATCGTCAATGCCGGCTTGGTAGAATCGCTAGTGCAGAACATGGGGCCGTTGCGCGCGCAAATGCTGGCTTTTCCGGCAGCCGTTACCGTGACCTGGTGGCTAAACAGGCGCTTTACCTTTGGAGCCAGCCACCACGCCATTCATCACGAATGGCTGCGATATGTGCTAGCCAATATGTTCGGTTGGACCGCTAACAACGGCGCTTATTTGTGGATGATATTTAGTGTGCCGATGGCTTATCAGCATCCCGCACTAGCGGTTGCTGCGGGTTCATTGGCGGGGATGGTTTTAAATTTTTCGGCGTCACGTTTAATCGTTTTTAAAAAAGTTCGTCAAGCCTGA